In Rhinolophus ferrumequinum isolate MPI-CBG mRhiFer1 chromosome 7, mRhiFer1_v1.p, whole genome shotgun sequence, the following proteins share a genomic window:
- the LOC117025009 gene encoding 60S ribosomal protein L26-like, whose translation MKFNPFVTSDRSKNRKRHFNAPSHICRKIMSSPLSKELRQKYNVRSMPIRKDDEVQVVRGHYQGQQIGKVVQVYRKKYVIYTERVQREKANGTTVHVGIHPSKVVVTRLKRDKDSKKVLERKARSRQVGKEKGKYKEETIEKMQE comes from the coding sequence ATGAAGTTCAACCCCTTTGTGACTTCTGACCGGAGCAAGAACCGTAAAAGACATTTCAATGCACCTTCCCACATTTGCAGGAAGATTATGTCTTCTCCTCTTTCCAAAGAGCTGAGACAGAAGTACAATGTTCGATCCATGCCCATCCGAAAGGATGATGAAGTTCAGGTTGTCCGAGGACACTACCAAGGGCAGCAAATTGGCAAAGTAGTCCAGGTTTACAGGAAGAAATATGTCATCTACACTGAACGAGTGCAGCGGGAGAAGGCTAATGGCACGACAGTTCATGTGGGCATTCACCCCAGCAAGGTGGTTGTCACCAGACTAAAGCGGGACAAAGACAGCAAAAAGGTCCTTGAACGGAAAGCCAGATCTCGCcaagtgggaaaggaaaagggcaaatataaggaagaaacaatTGAGAAGATGCAGGAATAA